TACACCAGCATAACCTACTCAGGTCTCCTGTGCCACCTCACAACACTGAAAGTGGTTTTCTGGTTCTCTAATTTTTatgctttgtttaaaaaaatcattgctGACACTTTCTCTGGAGCAATAAGCCCTTTTTCAGGTTAAAACATGCTAGAATTTACAAAGCTGCACTGAAAATAACAGGATGTAGTTATGACTTTAATATGTTTCCATAATGTCGATACTATCCATCTGCATTAATATTTCAGTAATACGTTATCTCACCCTCAGGCAGCAGAGGACCATAGAGGATGAACAGTAAGTGGGCCTGGCTGACCAAGGGCCAAGGCTTCAGGAGTTGCATCAGCCAGAAATGACACTCCGGCTGGTTCGGCCACGGGTCCAAAAGAACCTGACGGCAAAATAGCCGCAGCTGCAGCTCCTGATACCACTTCACACCTGGTAATGGACATACAAATTTATCCATAACTCCCGAAGACCATCACAAAAGACACAGGCTCAGCAAGAGGCTGTAACTGAAGCTTTAGCCATGGATTGTTCTCAGCATCATATTTCTGCTTTGTTCTCTGGATAactctggaacacacacacctggTTTTGCAGTGATGACTCCTTCAGTTTTTTGCTGCAGGTTTGTTAGATCACAGAGGAAGTTGAATACTCTATGGCACTCCAGCTCATCCCACCCTGCAATCAGAGTCTGTAAAAGAATCAATAAAACACCCCTCaatatttctatttcttttttacagatatttttttaacaccaaGCTGAAAAACTAAAGACAAAAATTAATCACACCAAGCAAAGATTTCCTTACGTAAAgtactgtgtttttctcttaCTGTTTATGCTATTATTACTACCTAAGCAAGACCGTCTATTGTACAGTAACTTTAGGGTGAGATCTCTGTAACATATCTATAGTCTTTGTTGCTAAAAAGTTTATCTTTTGCATGTTATCACATTTTGGGGCTCTGGTTGGTTATTTCCTTTTATTAGATTCAGGTTTCATAAACATGAGAGTCGTTACATGAGGGTCTTCACCTGGAGGAAGACTCCAAAGCTGGTGAAAGCAAAGCAGTCTGGTGCTACACATTTCTCCAACAGGAAGCAGGGAATCTGAAACATATCAAGACAACAATAAGAGAGGCCTTTTTTCCAACGATATAAAGTGGGATTGCAAATATTCAGTTCTTGCAATAGCAACATTTCATATATGTTTAATACATGTAGACAAATTAGGACCATCATGCTAAATTATATGTAATATTTAATTGCCTGACATCATacatataattattattaataaaccTGTTAAAATGCCACCATATTGTGCTGCATAAAACAGCAATGCAAtcaaagtttaatttttttaaaacttttgcaACACATTACAAAAACCAGATGTATTGTTGCCTTCActcatgaaaattaaaaataaatgtaactcATTTAAAAAGTTACAGTATTCTGTTCTAGCCTGACATCTCACCTGCCCCTTTCTTACCTGTGAAATCTTGCTAAAGATAAACTTTAACCTGTCCTTTGTGGGTAGCAACAGGGTACACCTCTTGAACAACACACCTAAGACATCAAACACGAGGTCACATTACCATTCGATGGTATGTTAAAATAGTAGCTGAGGCTGTCAGAAATACATGTGGTACCTTAAAAAGCAGCAAGAAGAGCTATactaaacaaaacactgaaataccgAGGTCTCTGTAGTGTCCAATGGTGGATTTCTGTTCAATGCAGCTGGAGTGGTGAAAGCTTTGGAGGATCATTTTATTCTTCCAGGCCACAGTGGAGATGTAGTCTGCAATATATCTAGTAATTTCCTTTGATACCATGCTGAACACACTGATCTCCAGCactgtaaaaaacacaaacacattttcatccaTCAAAAATGCAATTACATCAGGACATTCCAGAATGGAGCTATTATTGCAGAAAGTGTTGTAAAAGTAGTGCTTAAAATTACACATAGTTACACATGTATGTTGGTAATAGCTTTTGCACCTCATATAAGTTATACAAACAAAAGGTCTGAGCTGTACCCAAAAGCCCCTTACAAAATAACAGAGCTCCTATTATATATGAATTGGGGAACAGTGTTACAGGTACAAAATAATAGGTGAAACTCACCAGACAGTTTGTCTAGGATCATGTCAAACACCTCTGCAGGGATCCTGCTGAAGAAGCTGGTGCAGCTAGTGGAGCACTGGCTGCGGGTCATAATGGTCCTAGAAGGTGTGGGCCCATTACGGTTCTTCTTGTAAGGCTTATGTGTCTGTGAATACTTACCACCATTTCTCAATGGCTTCCCTCTGACCATTGTCATCCCTGGCTAAGTGACTGTCAAAAAGATAAGCAAATATGACTGGGAAACACTCGGCTAACACAAAGTCAGCTAACATAGTTAGGTAAAAGTAACTCATAAAACTACATTTTCATCAACTTTGAGCCTCACAAGAGTCacaaattcagacacagagttaACAGGGCTACAAGCTGGCATTACAAAATCTTACCTGTGCAAATAAAACCGTGAATAGCAAATCCTGGAAGTAAAGGTATTGGGAGCTAACCTAGCTGCTTTCTTTAATGACACATTAGCAGACAACGGCGCGAaacttccccctctctctctttcctttcaTCTGTGCGGTAGGGATGGGAAAATATTTATATCCTTAAGTTACAACACCTTTATATATATGTTACTAAATTAAGgctaaaaagaaagcaaatgtCAGCACAGACTGTAAGTAAATCaaacgaaaaaagaaaaaaataataaaattgctCATTGAAAAACAGTAGCAGATAGCTAGTTGTAGCTAATAGCTGGGTTAGCTGTTAGCTGTTATCCCAGAAAGCCATAGAGACTTTTCCTCTATGGtattattaaataatgaaataagGTATTATTAATGTTTAATACATAATAGTAAGATAGTTGTTAAATGATACAGTCAGTTCTTTTATATAGCCTTTAAATAGCCTACATTCAGTTCCAGATTTTATGTATGTTGTGTGGCATTGTTCCATTACCCGATTATCAAGCCAATAGACCCTGGGTGTCAAATATAAGGCCTGGGGACTGGAATTGGCAAAGTATTGTGGCAAAAAGTAATTTGTGATGTCtctatgtgttttgttttgttttgttttgctttttgtctttgtttttttggtggtggtgggggggtagTATGTTTACTTGTATTAGTAAATTGACTTTCGAAGactaaatatatacatatatataataaatacattatCTCACTATATACTAGTGAGTTTTTCAAAATGCGTCcaaggtaaaaatgaaaataaaaaaatgctgatttgcattttctgttaatTAACAGAAACAGTTTGGGATACCAGTACTGTTTCTGcaattttacacatttctaAAAATTTAAGCCCAACAAGTCATGGTGACAAATTAAATTTTTTCTCATATTAAGATATCTCAAGGATTACATATGTAGATAAACCTCTTTGCACTGACAGAAGGGTGAGTTTCACTGGTCCATcacacttaagatcaaagtgggagGTATGTGGGCCACAATGTAAAATAGGTTAATATCCCTGATATAGACCATATTCACAACAGACATTTTGACATGTCAGGAAAGCAAAGTGGTTTTATGTTAGTTTAGGTGTGGCCCAGTGCTAAATGGAGTTATCATTTTCGTGATAACTAATTGTAATGCTTTGAGAAGCCACAATGTGTGCAGTAAATACAGATTTGTGACCTGAAAGACCCTGTATGACATCCACACCAGTGCTTTTTTCCCATTATGGTTTGCTGATAGAATTTATTGACCTCACTTAACTCCCATTATTGGTCCAACCAACCTCAACCCCCATATCAGAGGTCTAATCAGCCAAATGGCCAAAACacctgtgtctatgtgtgtgttttgtgcgtAAGCAGGGGCTTTTAGATATGTGACTTTGTAGGCTGTTTCGTCGTTAATCCACATAAAGTGTGTTGACAAAATATGTGTGGCACAGGCAAGACCAGTTTAAAAAGAATGCCCTGTACTACACACATTACCCTCTAGCACTTTGTCCAACAAACCACCCGTGCTCAGCTGCTAATCACAGGATTATTCTGCTTAACTAAGATTATTAAGTGTTCCACATTCAAATGGCGTCTCCCACAGGCAGACCTTGGAGAGGATCATCTCTTCACTATAGAGCTGTCACAGAGAGTTGTATGAAGGGCCCAGGGGACAGACTGGGAAAATGCTCTTGTATACCAAGAGGATGTCACGCCAGGTTAAACTTGGGACACAGAATGAGGAAAAGCACGGAGAGAGAAGCTCAAACTTCAATGAATTCACCAGCATTTCCTGGATTGCCCTACAGTATGTACAAGTGGAGTTATTGTCCACtagtttcattattattcatgttttgttttcaggtgagttttttttctttgtttgtttcagacAAAGTTAAATCTTCATTACTTTCTATTATTAGTTTTATATAGGCTGCAATACACAGATTTATATAAGTCAAAGCCTTCTCATGCTGGTAGTGTTGACTAAATCTAAATacatttgctgtatttttttgtttatttaaggtAGCTAAATTACATCTACACATCGTTTTAattttagttaactaaaatTACCTAATGTGCAAGTCACGTAGTTAAAAACAGTCTTAATTGACTGCAgctttgttttgtctctttAAATTGCTTATAATAGCAGTTAATAAACATTAACCATTCCTCCACAAGTTTGTTGTTGGATTTAATTCTGTGTTCatttattcttgtttttattattattatcaacaGATCTGTAGGTGCAGAACTGATTtactgagacaaaaacagcACAGCCAGCGAAGACAATGTCTGTTTTGTCTGCCTCAGCTTAGCAGCGCTGCCCTGCCTCCAGGTCCACATTTGACATTGGCCCTGTTTATCTGTTAGGAGCAAGAAGCCAGCAGCGGGACTGTCTCTCATGTCATCTCTGACATGATGCTGCCGACACTGACAGGGATAATgccgatgatgatgatgatgaagatgatatCTAAAACAGGCCAGTCACGCAGCTGACAGTCCTGcagcgcacaaacacacatccacaGATTGTTTGTCCAGACAAGAGCAGAAACAGAAGGAGCTGGTCAATGTGGAGTCAAAGGCCCTGTTTATCTGGAAGTACATCTCTGCATCTCAGGACGAGTATACCATCTGGACACCTGTGATGATGGTCCTGTAGTCCTCTTATTGGTGAGTATTTAAATGTGGAGTCTGTTAAGTAAATGTTAGAAGTACAGGTAAGGCTACGCAGCAGTCATtgagttttatattgtaagtatTGCAGTGTGGTTTGCAGAGTAGTCAAAGACTAAACTGGACTAATTTCAGGGCAAGCAAATTTTAAACAAGACACTTGTCACAGCTTTGCCTTTGTTCGTATTGCTTAATTGTTATGCCTTCAGCATAGTCAATCATTAAATAAGGACAAGGAAGCTTGTGTGTATGTGATATTTTAAGAGGCTCTGGCAGTGCCAGGTCTAACACTGCACAATAATCAGGCTTCATAAACAGCTTCTGTTCTCTGAGGAATTCAAAACAATGGGTCTGTATAAGCACAGTTTGGTCTTTGGTGTGAAACTTAAAGTCAGTTTTATTCATGAGGGAGCAAAAAGGCACCCTTAATTAATAGTATTGTTGGTCCGTTTATTTACCACATTGTATTATTCAGAGACATAAAGTCTAGGGAACAAAAGTAAATGATTAAGCATGGATGTTTTTTACCTTTTCACACTTTTCACGTAGGGGATCTGTAGTTGTAGCCTACAGCTGAATGTTATGGTGTTTTTAGGGCTCAGCATGCATTTGCAAATGTAAAACTAAATGCCAAAGGATGTCAGGTCAGAAATTTTCATTGAAAAATAACATAATTTGGCTAATTAGtacaacagcagtcactgctATCTTGTCACAGTTTGGGGCCCAGCGGCTGGAGGCTCTGTCAGCAAGTCGTTCAGTCCTTCGCTTTCAAATACCCTGCAGAGCTGTGAAAAATTTCAAAGTTAGTGGCTTATAGCGGTGCTTCTCAGGTTGGGTGGTTTCTGTAAATGTTTaatttcctctctctctgccttcTTGAGGGGCGGCGAAGAGCTTAACAAATAGACTTCTGTGGTTTGCCCTCCAGAGGAGAGCGTTAAACAGGTGAAGCTGAACACCGCACTCATTAGTTACACATGCAGTCACCTGCCACTCACCAGAGACGGATGCCAGAATACTGAAAGTTTCCACAGCTATTTGTGCCCACACTCGGGAGAGACACTTGAGGAATGACTCAGACTCTGTGACTGGATGTGAGCTCAGTGGAATTACTGTACTGCTGGGAACCGTTGCGATAAGAGGAGTAATCCAGCCACATTTCAGCCTGCGGGACAGTCAGTAGTTTTGTTctgaaagttttctttttaagtggCATGTATTTAAATTGGTTTATGTTTGCTGATTTTTATGAAACATCTGAATCCAATGTAGTCGTCATCGTGTTTTAAGGGACATTGAAATGCTGCTAACTGCCTTTTACTagagtttatatatttttactgACGGTAATTTCATACTTTGCCGTTTCAGGATCTCTCTGAAAGGAGCCGATCATGGCCAGCATGGCGCTTCAGCTCCTTGGCTTCTTCTTAGGATTGCTGGGGTTTACAGGAACTATAGTTGCAACCCTGCTCCCTCACTGGCGCAGCAGAGCTCATGTGGATGGTAATATTATCACAGCCACCGGGTACATGAAGGGCCTGTGGATGGAGTGTGTCTGGCGCAGCACTGGTATTTACCAGTGCGAGCTGTACAGGTCTCTGCTGGCGTTGCCACCCGACCTGCAGGTACTACACGAACACCAACATGTAGAGAAATGAGAAGAGCAGAAATCTCAAAACACATATAGGgtggttattttattttattttattttttttcataataaGTTATCTGAAAACCTGCTGAAAACCTTATTAGTTTAGTCGATCATTATGAAGTaagcatctttttaaaaatcctttttGGAATTCTGACATCTCATAAACAAAACCAGTTACTAACCTGtcatataataatataaaattattaaCTTAAATTCATTTGATAGCAACCGTGCATGTTAACATAACTCTGTAACTCCAATACACAGTTTCAATTAGCATGCTGCACAGAAACTTTATAGCTATATGGTTATTTTCCACCTTTACACCCAGTTAGGCGTTTATGTGCACAATGAACAATTTAAATATgaagttttcagttttcattaATTATCAGATTAAATACTAATGAAAATAATACTTATAGCCCAACTCATTAGTACATATTCACTTTTAGAATAAAGTTTTAAGATGGGCAGGTAGGTGGAAGGTCAAGAAGCCTGTTCTTTTAAGGACTCTTGAATATTAAATTTATGTTGCTTTAATCACTTTACACTCCTGGattttattaatataataaatagATTATACTACCTATCGatcgatctatctatctatctatctatctatctatctatctatctatctatctatctatctatctatctatctatctatctatagatatctaatattattatatattaatatcTATGAATATATTTTCTTATGTGAGTTTTTAGTCATCCTGCTGTTATTATTAAACTCAACAGACTCACTATTCAGAAAAACATACATAGTCTCAATTTAGTGTAACGTGTTGGATATTTATTAATAGGGACGGACAATAACTCTTAATATAGGCTAGAATATGAGTGTTTGCACTTATTAAAAAGCAGTATATTAATTGACAGGTTCATTGCCCAGACCTGTTAAAGTAAGAGTTCGTTTATAGTCCAAAGTTTAATAGTCGTCTACTGTTTCCCTCTCCACATCAGGCTGCCCGGGCGCTCATGGTAATCTCCTGTCTCACCTCAGTCCTGGCATCTCTGGTCTCTGTAACTGGGATGAAATGTACCCGCTTTGCCCGGGGTTCGTTGATTAAATCTCCCCTGGTCCTGAGCGGTgggatttgttttctttgtgctgGGCTTCTTTGCCTGGTCACCGTGTCCTGGACCACCAACGAGGTCATCGAGAATTTCTACAACCCATTAATTCACAGTGGAATGAAGTATGAGATCGGACTGGCTGTGTATCTCGGATACGCCTCGGCCTGTCTCAGTCTGGCCGGGGGAATGGTGctttgttggagcagcagtggcGACAGGTCACGGCAGAGTCCCCCCCATATGCAGAGGGGTCAGTCATCACATCTTCCCCCTGTCTTCAACAACTTACATCCGCCTGCTCCACCCTACAGGCCCCCCGAGGCCCTGAAAGGCAACCATGCTCCCTCGCTTTGCTCCGCTTCCAGCAGTGGCTATAGGCTCAATAACTATGTCTAAGACTAAGAGGAATACTGAAACAATAACTGTGAGACGACATGGATCCTTTTTTGTCCTGCATACCCATAAGAGGATATCAGCTGGAAAAGAGAAGGCCCCCATAATGCAAAACACCAAAGTCAGATTTGAACAGATATTTGCCTCTGTCTTTCCTCTAACATAAACAACCAAGAGCCTTGGCTAGTCTTATGAAGCTTTAACCCTGTAAGGCTTTTCCTATGAAGGACCAGAAGGTGGCAGTGTTTTATAGGAAATCATCACAGAAAAGACGATATAAATGATATTCCATGTTCTTTGCTGTGACTCTCATGTTATTGGATCATTTATCTGGCCTTCTGCCTAGATGGGATTTAACTCTTTCTGAAAGGCAGTTccctttaaa
This window of the Maylandia zebra isolate NMK-2024a linkage group LG16, Mzebra_GT3a, whole genome shotgun sequence genome carries:
- the LOC101466638 gene encoding F-box only protein 47 isoform X3; translated protein: MILDKLSVLEISVFSMVSKEITRYIADYISTVAWKNKMILQSFHHSSCIEQKSTIGHYRDLGVLFKRCTLLLPTKDRLKFIFSKISQIPCFLLEKCVAPDCFAFTSFGVFLQTLIAGWDELECHRVFNFLCDLTNLQQKTEGVITAKPGVKWYQELQLRLFCRQVLLDPWPNQPECHFWLMQLLKPWPLVSQAHLLFILYGPLLPEGTLGWEDLVERGLPHTALWHLAKAILLLFGNLQVKGWSTDSMITIMEELIVIPHPWHVENVARLLVLCGSNLCYTVLASKALNGRLLEISRIIVYIILVCEKDGYHMSWAVKLVQEICKVFNTPPEKFYFIQQLENTFSEVTREFFEFSVAGNHFDDRETFQTLCILLDSCAHFHTKFLHMFLR
- the LOC101466638 gene encoding F-box only protein 47 isoform X1 encodes the protein MTMVRGKPLRNGGKYSQTHKPYKKNRNGPTPSRTIMTRSQCSTSCTSFFSRIPAEVFDMILDKLSVLEISVFSMVSKEITRYIADYISTVAWKNKMILQSFHHSSCIEQKSTIGHYRDLGVLFKRCTLLLPTKDRLKFIFSKISQIPCFLLEKCVAPDCFAFTSFGVFLQTLIAGWDELECHRVFNFLCDLTNLQQKTEGVITAKPGVKWYQELQLRLFCRQVLLDPWPNQPECHFWLMQLLKPWPLVSQAHLLFILYGPLLPEGTLGWEDLVERGLPHTALWHLAKAILLLFGNLQVKGWSTDSMITIMEELIVIPHPWHVENVARLLVLCGSNLCYTVLASKALNGRLLEISRIIVYIILVCEKDGYHMSWAVKLVQEICKVFNTPPEKFYFIQQLENTFSEVTREFFEFSVAGNHFDDRETFQTLCILLDSCAHFHTKFLHMFLR
- the LOC101466638 gene encoding F-box only protein 47 isoform X2 encodes the protein MTRSQCSTSCTSFFSRIPAEVFDMILDKLSVLEISVFSMVSKEITRYIADYISTVAWKNKMILQSFHHSSCIEQKSTIGHYRDLGVLFKRCTLLLPTKDRLKFIFSKISQIPCFLLEKCVAPDCFAFTSFGVFLQTLIAGWDELECHRVFNFLCDLTNLQQKTEGVITAKPGVKWYQELQLRLFCRQVLLDPWPNQPECHFWLMQLLKPWPLVSQAHLLFILYGPLLPEGTLGWEDLVERGLPHTALWHLAKAILLLFGNLQVKGWSTDSMITIMEELIVIPHPWHVENVARLLVLCGSNLCYTVLASKALNGRLLEISRIIVYIILVCEKDGYHMSWAVKLVQEICKVFNTPPEKFYFIQQLENTFSEVTREFFEFSVAGNHFDDRETFQTLCILLDSCAHFHTKFLHMFLR
- the LOC101466907 gene encoding claudin-14 — protein: MASMALQLLGFFLGLLGFTGTIVATLLPHWRSRAHVDGNIITATGYMKGLWMECVWRSTGIYQCELYRSLLALPPDLQAARALMVISCLTSVLASLVSVTGMKCTRFARGSLIKSPLVLSGGICFLCAGLLCLVTVSWTTNEVIENFYNPLIHSGMKYEIGLAVYLGYASACLSLAGGMVLCWSSSGDRSRQSPPHMQRGQSSHLPPVFNNLHPPAPPYRPPEALKGNHAPSLCSASSSGYRLNNYV